A genomic window from Caldicellulosiruptor kronotskyensis 2002 includes:
- a CDS encoding carbohydrate ABC transporter permease, with protein MKIKSSFGDKIFDIFNITLMLIICFLTLYPIWYIIVYSFNEGKDAMLGGIYFWPRKFTLDNYKTVFSNSDITTAFMVTVARTVITTTLHVFFTAMVAYAFLRKELLGRKIYMAMGTITLFFGGGLIPYFLLIKSLGLYNTFWVYVIPGMFNFYNLIIFQAFFRELPIELEESAKIDGANDFIIFTRIILPLSTPVLATIALFVGVYNWNDYFMGVIFINNPKLQPIQTFLYKVIAQVTSNQMLAYAPGGIATRNVTSQSLKMATMVITTLPIVCVYPFLQKYFVKGLLIGAIKG; from the coding sequence ATGAAAATCAAATCTTCATTTGGAGATAAGATATTTGACATTTTTAATATAACATTAATGCTTATTATATGTTTCTTAACATTATATCCAATTTGGTATATCATAGTATATTCTTTTAACGAAGGAAAAGATGCAATGCTTGGCGGTATCTACTTTTGGCCACGCAAGTTCACACTGGATAACTACAAAACTGTTTTTAGCAATAGCGACATCACAACAGCATTTATGGTGACAGTGGCACGAACAGTTATAACAACTACACTGCATGTATTTTTCACTGCAATGGTTGCATATGCTTTTTTGCGTAAAGAACTTTTGGGAAGAAAGATTTACATGGCAATGGGAACAATAACCCTCTTTTTTGGAGGGGGGCTTATACCATACTTCCTACTTATTAAAAGTTTGGGATTGTACAATACCTTTTGGGTGTATGTAATACCAGGAATGTTCAACTTTTATAATCTTATAATCTTCCAAGCCTTTTTCAGAGAACTTCCAATTGAACTTGAAGAGTCTGCAAAGATTGATGGAGCAAACGACTTTATAATATTTACAAGAATAATCCTTCCACTGTCAACACCAGTTTTGGCAACAATAGCTCTTTTTGTTGGAGTTTATAACTGGAATGACTATTTTATGGGAGTTATATTCATTAATAATCCAAAACTTCAGCCAATACAGACATTTTTGTACAAAGTGATAGCTCAGGTAACCTCGAATCAGATGCTTGCATATGCTCCAGGCGGTATTGCAACAAGAAACGTTACCTCTCAATCGTTAAAGATGGCTACAATGGTTATTACCACCTTACCAATTGTATGTGTCTATCCATTTTTACAAAAATATTTTGTTAAAGGTCTATTGATAGGTGCCATAAAAGGATAA
- a CDS encoding response regulator produces MSKAHILVVDDEKPIVDIIKFNLEKEGYKVTASYDGEDALNRIKNENFDMVLLDVMLPKLDGFSVCKKVREFSDVPIIMITAKADEVDKVLGLELGADDYITKPFGIRELIARIRANLRRTAQSAAQDGKVLKAGNLTLNPETFEVKKDGKVIELTVREYELLKFLMSQKGQVFSREELLEKVWDYEYYGDVRTVDVTVRRLREKIEDNPSEPNFILTKRGIGYYFNPNI; encoded by the coding sequence ATGTCCAAAGCACATATTCTTGTTGTAGACGATGAAAAACCAATTGTTGATATTATAAAGTTCAATTTAGAAAAAGAAGGATATAAGGTAACAGCGTCATATGACGGTGAGGATGCGTTAAATAGAATAAAAAATGAAAACTTTGACATGGTACTTCTGGATGTGATGCTTCCTAAACTTGACGGGTTTTCTGTATGCAAAAAGGTCCGTGAGTTTTCAGATGTCCCAATTATAATGATAACAGCAAAGGCTGATGAGGTTGACAAGGTTTTGGGGCTGGAGCTTGGGGCAGATGATTATATTACGAAACCGTTTGGTATAAGAGAGCTCATTGCCAGAATTAGAGCAAATTTAAGAAGGACAGCTCAAAGCGCAGCTCAAGATGGAAAGGTATTAAAAGCTGGGAATTTGACTTTGAACCCTGAGACGTTTGAAGTAAAGAAAGACGGCAAAGTTATTGAACTTACCGTAAGAGAATATGAGCTTTTGAAGTTTTTGATGTCGCAAAAGGGTCAGGTATTTTCAAGAGAAGAGCTTTTGGAAAAGGTTTGGGACTATGAATATTATGGAGATGTTAGAACAGTAGATGTTACTGTAAGAAGATTGAGAGAAAAAATAGAAGATAATCCATCAGAACCGAATTTTATTCTTACAAAGAGAGGAATTGGCTACTACTTTAATCCCAATATTTAA
- a CDS encoding ABC transporter permease, protein MESVISPNMQHSRQSGFKRFLHKLNEQKYLQAMAIPGVIWMIIFNYIPMYGIIIAFKEYDITLGFNKSPWVGLANFKEFFADERFWLIIKNTVGISFFKLLVGFPLPILFAVLLNELVSVRFKRTVQTISYLPHFISWVVLGGILMNWLSETGLINIILTKIGILKQPIAFLAEPKYFWGITVVSEVWKELGWNAIIYLAAIAGIDPELYEAATVDGAGRFTKMFKITIPCISGTIAIMFILAVSGLMNSNFDQIFVLRNPLNADASDVIDIYVYRMGIEAFRFSYATAIGLFKSIIALMLLLTANGVTKKLTGKSLF, encoded by the coding sequence ATGGAATCAGTTATCTCACCGAATATGCAGCACAGCCGCCAAAGTGGTTTTAAAAGATTTTTGCACAAGTTAAATGAACAAAAATATCTTCAGGCAATGGCGATACCTGGTGTAATTTGGATGATAATTTTTAACTACATACCAATGTATGGAATTATAATTGCATTTAAAGAATACGACATTACTTTAGGCTTTAATAAATCACCATGGGTAGGTCTTGCTAACTTTAAGGAATTTTTTGCTGATGAAAGATTCTGGTTGATAATAAAGAATACAGTGGGAATAAGCTTTTTCAAACTTCTTGTAGGATTTCCTCTTCCCATATTATTTGCAGTGCTTTTAAATGAGCTTGTGTCAGTCAGGTTCAAAAGAACTGTCCAGACAATATCTTACCTGCCACATTTTATATCTTGGGTTGTGCTTGGCGGAATACTTATGAACTGGCTGTCAGAAACAGGTCTTATAAATATAATTTTAACAAAAATTGGAATATTAAAGCAGCCTATAGCTTTCTTGGCAGAACCAAAGTATTTTTGGGGAATAACGGTTGTATCTGAAGTTTGGAAGGAACTTGGTTGGAATGCGATAATCTATTTAGCAGCAATTGCTGGAATTGACCCTGAGCTTTATGAAGCTGCAACTGTAGATGGGGCAGGCAGGTTTACAAAGATGTTCAAGATTACCATACCATGTATTTCTGGTACAATTGCTATTATGTTTATTTTGGCGGTAAGTGGACTTATGAACTCTAACTTTGACCAGATATTTGTTCTCAGGAATCCGCTCAATGCAGATGCTTCTGATGTTATTGATATATATGTTTACCGTATGGGGATAGAGGCGTTCAGATTTTCGTATGCAACTGCAATAGGACTTTTTAAGTCGATAATTGCACTGATGTTACTTCTTACTGCAAATGGAGTTACAAAGAAACTTACTGGCAAATCATTATTTTAA
- a CDS encoding CTP synthase — translation MEKQVKYIFVTGGVVSGLGKGITAASIGRLLKARGLKVTMQKFDPYINVDPGTMSPYQHGEVFVTDDGAETDLDLGHYERFIDENLTKNSNVTTGKIYWSVIQRERRGDFLGGTVQVIPHITNEIKERIYRLGKSNSTDVVITEIGGTVGDIESLPFLEAIRQVATDIGKENVLYVHVTLVPYLSKSGELKTKPTQHSVKELRSIGIQPDIIVCRTEKPLSQELKAKIALFCNLKPEYVIQNIDAESLYEVPLMLEKEGLGEIICEKLGFVCTKPDLSDWIEIVEKEKNLKKSVRIALVGKYVELHDAYLSVAEALKHAGIANDSYVEILWTNAEEVTYDNAHEKLKSADGILVPGGFGDRGIEGKIAAIRYARENKIPFFGICLGMQCAVIEFARNVLGLEKANSTEFDEATPYPVIDIMPEQKDIFTKGGTMRLGLYPCKLEEGTLAHRIYNDELVYERHRHRYEFNNEFKEKFKQAGMVFSGISPDRRLVEIIELKDHPWFLGVQFHPEFKSRPQRPHPIFTDFIRASLENRQKKEGI, via the coding sequence ATGGAAAAACAAGTCAAATACATCTTTGTCACAGGCGGGGTAGTGTCCGGGCTTGGCAAAGGAATCACTGCAGCATCAATTGGAAGACTATTAAAAGCGCGGGGCTTAAAAGTTACTATGCAGAAATTTGACCCATATATAAATGTTGACCCGGGTACTATGAGCCCATATCAGCACGGAGAGGTCTTTGTCACAGACGACGGGGCTGAGACAGACTTAGACCTTGGTCACTATGAAAGGTTTATCGATGAGAACCTCACAAAAAACAGCAATGTCACAACAGGAAAGATTTACTGGTCTGTAATCCAAAGGGAGCGACGTGGCGACTTTCTTGGTGGAACTGTGCAGGTAATTCCGCATATTACAAATGAAATTAAAGAGAGAATCTACAGGCTTGGTAAGAGCAACTCCACAGATGTTGTTATAACAGAAATTGGTGGGACTGTTGGCGATATTGAAAGCCTTCCGTTTTTAGAGGCTATAAGACAGGTTGCAACAGATATTGGAAAAGAAAATGTTCTGTATGTTCATGTAACTCTTGTTCCTTACCTATCAAAGTCAGGAGAACTTAAAACAAAACCAACACAGCACTCTGTAAAAGAGCTTAGATCAATAGGTATTCAGCCAGATATTATTGTTTGCAGAACAGAAAAGCCACTTTCACAGGAACTTAAGGCAAAGATTGCCTTGTTTTGTAATTTAAAGCCTGAATATGTAATTCAAAATATTGATGCAGAAAGCCTGTATGAAGTGCCTTTGATGCTTGAAAAAGAAGGGCTTGGGGAGATTATATGCGAAAAGCTTGGATTTGTCTGCACAAAACCAGACTTATCTGACTGGATTGAGATAGTAGAAAAAGAAAAAAATCTCAAAAAGAGTGTCAGAATTGCGCTTGTTGGAAAGTATGTTGAGCTTCATGATGCATATCTCTCTGTTGCAGAGGCACTAAAACATGCGGGAATTGCAAATGATAGCTATGTTGAGATTCTATGGACAAACGCAGAGGAAGTCACTTACGACAATGCGCACGAAAAACTTAAAAGTGCAGACGGAATTTTAGTGCCAGGCGGATTTGGTGACAGGGGTATTGAGGGTAAGATTGCAGCCATAAGGTATGCAAGAGAAAACAAAATTCCGTTTTTTGGAATATGTCTTGGAATGCAATGTGCTGTAATTGAGTTTGCAAGAAATGTTCTTGGGCTTGAAAAAGCAAACTCAACAGAGTTTGATGAAGCAACACCATATCCTGTGATTGACATCATGCCAGAGCAAAAGGACATATTCACAAAAGGCGGCACTATGCGTCTTGGACTTTATCCGTGTAAGCTTGAAGAAGGTACTCTTGCCCACAGAATTTACAACGATGAGCTTGTATATGAAAGGCACAGACACAGGTATGAGTTTAATAATGAATTCAAGGAAAAATTCAAGCAAGCCGGCATGGTATTTTCAGGAATATCACCGGACAGAAGGCTTGTAGAGATAATAGAGCTGAAAGACCATCCATGGTTTTTGGGTGTGCAATTTCATCCTGAGTTCAAGTCGCGCCCACAAAGACCTCATCCAATTTTTACAGATTTTATAAGAGCATCACTTGAGAATAGACAGAAAAAAGAGGGGATTTAA
- a CDS encoding ATP-binding protein, with protein sequence MTKSIESRLIIVFGLLILILMFISSFFVIDRTKSYFYDDIKNKIEFMVSSSLIRILEDKSLTQQKIQEIIDQSMKQSQYGFMIQKLIVTDNRGRLLASFPRMDISFYPSDEILTSLAGYKVIKRDSENQTMIFAFPIKSGKSVERSLYLEVSCQSILETVTDIKNILFMAYVIGMGFSLFIGFLFAKTLSNPLRKLTRQALEMAQGNLDVKIEISSQDEIGKLASAFKIMATNLKRYITELEFEKQKLERILQNMSDGVLAINSRNEIIHINESAKRFLKDDIHGFLDKIQAQKSSVVSQPIIYEVDGYTLEVSIAFFVDSFQSTGMVFILHDITEQAKLDRMRKQFVADVSHELRTPITTIKTYSETLLDVDDESVKREFLTVIIKECDRMTRLISDLLYLSRLDSGENILRIEEVNISELVRFVCEKMRIHANKKHQSLLCNVQEDIIIDADRDRLEQVLINLINNAITYVQDGGRIEVCLKKENGNIELTVEDNGPGIPKEDLPRIFERFYRVDKARSRSLGGSGLGLSIADEIVKAHGGRVLVESEEGVGTKFTVVLPLKEKGQVTL encoded by the coding sequence ATGACAAAAAGCATTGAAAGTAGACTTATAATTGTCTTTGGTCTATTGATTTTGATACTCATGTTTATATCCAGCTTTTTTGTCATAGACAGGACAAAAAGTTATTTTTATGATGATATTAAAAACAAGATAGAATTTATGGTGAGTTCATCACTGATAAGGATTTTAGAGGATAAAAGCCTTACACAGCAGAAAATTCAGGAAATAATTGACCAGTCAATGAAGCAGAGTCAGTATGGTTTTATGATACAAAAACTAATTGTGACAGACAACAGAGGAAGACTCTTGGCATCTTTTCCAAGGATGGATATCAGCTTTTATCCTTCGGATGAGATATTGACAAGTCTTGCAGGCTATAAGGTTATTAAACGGGATTCAGAAAACCAGACTATGATTTTTGCTTTTCCCATAAAAAGTGGTAAGTCTGTTGAAAGGTCATTATATTTAGAAGTGTCTTGCCAAAGTATACTTGAAACTGTCACAGACATAAAAAATATTTTATTTATGGCATATGTTATTGGTATGGGTTTTTCACTATTTATTGGATTTTTGTTTGCAAAAACCCTTTCCAATCCGCTAAGAAAACTTACCAGGCAGGCACTTGAGATGGCACAAGGCAATCTTGATGTCAAGATTGAAATTTCCAGTCAGGATGAGATAGGCAAGCTTGCAAGTGCTTTTAAAATAATGGCAACAAATCTGAAAAGGTATATAACAGAGCTTGAGTTTGAAAAACAAAAGCTTGAAAGAATACTTCAGAACATGTCAGATGGTGTTTTGGCTATAAACTCGAGAAATGAGATAATTCATATAAATGAGAGTGCGAAGAGATTTCTCAAAGATGATATTCATGGATTTTTGGACAAAATTCAAGCTCAAAAAAGTTCTGTAGTTTCTCAGCCAATAATTTATGAAGTTGATGGCTATACACTTGAGGTTAGCATAGCATTTTTTGTTGATTCTTTTCAATCAACAGGTATGGTATTTATACTACATGACATAACAGAACAAGCAAAGCTTGACAGAATGCGCAAACAGTTTGTTGCAGATGTCTCACATGAGCTGAGAACACCAATTACCACTATCAAAACTTATTCTGAGACACTTTTAGATGTTGATGATGAAAGTGTTAAAAGAGAGTTTTTGACTGTAATAATAAAAGAATGCGATAGGATGACAAGGCTTATATCTGACCTTTTATACCTCTCAAGGCTTGACAGTGGAGAGAATATACTGAGAATAGAAGAAGTAAATATAAGTGAGCTTGTGAGGTTTGTTTGTGAAAAGATGCGAATTCATGCCAATAAAAAACACCAGAGTCTATTGTGCAATGTACAGGAGGATATTATAATAGATGCAGACAGAGACAGACTTGAACAAGTACTAATAAATCTTATTAACAACGCCATTACTTATGTTCAGGATGGTGGTAGGATAGAAGTTTGTCTTAAAAAAGAAAATGGAAATATTGAACTGACAGTTGAAGACAATGGGCCTGGTATACCTAAGGAGGACCTTCCACGGATATTTGAGAGGTTTTACAGAGTTGACAAGGCAAGGTCACGAAGTCTTGGGGGTAGCGGGCTTGGTCTTTCGATTGCTGATGAAATTGTAAAGGCTCATGGTGGCAGGGTTTTGGTTGAAAGCGAAGAAGGCGTTGGAACAAAGTTTACAGTAGTGCTTCCCTTAAAAGAAAAAGGACAAGTGACTTTGTAA
- a CDS encoding DUF6426 family protein: MFKKVLSILLIFACLLSFSVVFADEVQSSGSSSTSSVVSQIKQAAVCETVGGSVYDITQYKWFWDPIKVVGTKTVSFRDPWKRIFSYRNDTPNKVKVTITQTYTVTNSTGGSVTLSPQLIQAQLGVNVNASVTRTYTNTVTIPPNTTFYLEAAGTGRNIYFDVYVPHLFDSGYDYEGSGWVKEYTGISFWGHY, encoded by the coding sequence ATGTTTAAAAAAGTTTTGAGTATTTTGTTAATTTTTGCTTGTTTACTTAGTTTTAGTGTAGTATTTGCAGATGAGGTGCAGTCAAGTGGTAGCTCTTCGACGTCATCGGTGGTTTCACAAATAAAACAGGCAGCTGTATGTGAAACTGTGGGAGGCAGTGTTTATGATATTACACAATATAAATGGTTTTGGGATCCAATTAAAGTTGTAGGAACGAAGACAGTTTCTTTTCGAGACCCTTGGAAACGTATTTTCTCTTACAGAAATGATACGCCTAATAAAGTAAAAGTAACAATAACCCAGACATATACAGTTACAAATTCAACTGGTGGTAGTGTTACGCTTTCACCACAATTGATTCAAGCACAATTAGGGGTTAATGTTAATGCTTCCGTGACAAGAACATATACAAATACAGTGACAATACCACCTAACACAACATTTTATCTTGAAGCTGCAGGTACAGGAAGAAATATTTATTTTGATGTTTATGTACCACATTTATTTGACTCTGGTTACGATTATGAAGGTTCTGGATGGGTTAAGGAATATACAGGTATTTCATTTTGGGGACATTATTAA
- a CDS encoding extracellular solute-binding protein: MRNLKLKRLLALVVAIAFVASLVPFAIGSAASSVKPGWKEDAKKPITFDWYINFSWFGTKWGGNAVSDYITKKTGVKINFIVPAGNENEKLNVMIASNTLPDFITLGWWEEAVKKMIAGKLVYALDELAKKYDPYFFTVANKQRLGWYTEPDGHVYGYPNASYTPSDYQNPKLKIYSNQTFLVRKDMYEALGKPDMRKPDTFLKALADAKKKFPTVNGQPLIPIGFHEFTDTGCYSLESYLWNFLALPREKNGKLYDIVAHPEYIRWLKTFNEAYRRGLIAKDVFIDKRAQMEEKIAQGRYFSMIYQRTDFVAQQQELYKKNPNMIYIAVDGPANSKLEKPKLAGPGIAGWTLTMISKNNKDPKRAIRFMSYWLSPEGQKDFYLGPKGVTWDVINGKEQFKPDVVKLMQTDRGAFDKKYGAELTYWMLGDWPYVSQWDPGMPPYLQQMADWTLGKTVSYAQYDNLNPPADSPEGVIARKIALKWGQTLPKLIMAKSSAEFDKIFNEFQNYKKQIGFDKLLAWQQKKLEENKKKLGLK; encoded by the coding sequence ATGAGAAATTTAAAACTTAAAAGACTTTTGGCTTTAGTTGTAGCTATTGCATTTGTTGCAAGTCTAGTTCCATTTGCTATTGGTAGTGCAGCAAGTTCTGTCAAGCCAGGGTGGAAAGAAGATGCCAAAAAACCAATCACATTTGATTGGTACATCAACTTTTCGTGGTTTGGGACAAAGTGGGGTGGAAATGCAGTTTCTGATTACATTACAAAAAAGACAGGTGTTAAAATCAATTTTATAGTCCCAGCAGGAAATGAAAATGAAAAACTCAATGTAATGATTGCTTCAAACACACTCCCAGACTTTATAACTCTTGGTTGGTGGGAAGAAGCAGTTAAAAAGATGATTGCAGGGAAGCTTGTATATGCTTTGGATGAACTTGCAAAGAAATATGACCCGTACTTCTTCACGGTTGCAAACAAGCAAAGACTTGGCTGGTATACCGAACCAGATGGGCATGTCTATGGCTATCCAAATGCATCTTATACACCGAGTGACTATCAGAATCCTAAATTAAAAATTTATTCAAACCAAACTTTCCTTGTAAGAAAAGATATGTATGAAGCACTTGGCAAACCTGATATGAGAAAACCAGATACATTCTTGAAAGCTTTGGCTGACGCTAAAAAGAAGTTCCCAACAGTAAACGGCCAGCCACTTATTCCAATTGGTTTCCATGAATTCACAGATACAGGCTGCTACTCACTTGAAAGCTATCTGTGGAATTTCTTGGCGCTGCCACGTGAGAAGAATGGAAAACTTTATGACATTGTAGCACATCCAGAGTATATCAGATGGCTCAAGACATTCAATGAAGCGTACAGAAGAGGGCTTATTGCGAAAGATGTATTCATTGACAAGAGAGCACAGATGGAAGAAAAGATTGCTCAGGGAAGATACTTTAGTATGATTTATCAGAGAACAGATTTTGTTGCTCAGCAGCAAGAACTCTACAAGAAAAATCCAAACATGATTTATATAGCAGTTGACGGTCCTGCAAACTCAAAGCTTGAAAAACCAAAACTTGCAGGTCCTGGCATCGCAGGATGGACTCTCACCATGATTTCAAAGAACAACAAAGATCCAAAGAGAGCTATAAGATTTATGAGCTACTGGCTCAGCCCAGAAGGACAGAAAGATTTCTATCTTGGACCAAAAGGTGTAACATGGGATGTTATTAATGGCAAAGAGCAGTTTAAGCCTGATGTTGTAAAGCTTATGCAGACAGATAGAGGAGCATTTGATAAGAAATATGGCGCAGAACTTACCTACTGGATGCTTGGTGACTGGCCATATGTATCCCAGTGGGACCCTGGCATGCCACCATACCTGCAACAGATGGCTGATTGGACACTTGGCAAAACTGTTAGCTATGCACAGTATGACAATCTAAATCCACCTGCTGATAGCCCAGAAGGTGTCATAGCACGAAAGATTGCTCTTAAATGGGGTCAGACTCTGCCAAAACTTATAATGGCAAAGTCATCAGCTGAGTTTGATAAAATATTTAATGAATTCCAAAACTACAAGAAACAGATTGGTTTTGATAAATTACTAGCATGGCAACAAAAGAAGTTAGAAGAGAATAAGAAAAAGCTTGGGCTAAAATAA
- a CDS encoding two-component system activity regulator YycH encodes MKYSKKEFLKSIVLSILVILSIYLYYKIYFDYKTEDIIKLALAYKKEQSQQQLLKKAKEILVSPKEMYLNISKNITLRILSNQNEYLKVVSKFIEGIERGFVKREVEVSTKNLNIDFFKSGRYLIFCYDYPVNLNVFLYELTRRTTDKIPKGFEFDKIFIKEDSNATIVYFFNSQKQVAILQKFDQFGFLPLERVIEKNLSIIYSWADGLGFTEIAKNDVLIPIEFSDVQFSEIKIKDSSFKKEWIVRRLFPDTILTRKNILKDGDIAITDERKMLVFKNDRGFEFEYTEKAFGDRVDSVCDTLMFYLKTFYTDEDLRVFSLKTEKEGNFTIKLGLRTSGIDIASSDEEYCVEIEVKSGRIYRISGYIFDIIKVRTSQIKVEGIAAIDTLKERKGDIFIEDIDIEYVLGGASSYPYWKIKTQNGVAFVETIK; translated from the coding sequence ATGAAGTATAGCAAAAAAGAGTTTTTAAAAAGCATAGTGCTGAGTATACTTGTTATACTCAGCATTTATTTGTATTATAAAATTTATTTTGACTACAAAACAGAAGACATTATAAAATTAGCCTTAGCATACAAGAAAGAACAATCTCAGCAGCAGCTTTTGAAAAAGGCAAAAGAAATTTTGGTTTCGCCAAAGGAAATGTATTTAAACATTTCAAAAAATATTACACTCAGGATTTTGAGCAACCAGAACGAATATTTAAAAGTTGTCTCAAAGTTTATAGAAGGAATTGAGAGAGGATTTGTCAAAAGAGAGGTAGAAGTGTCCACTAAAAATTTAAATATAGATTTTTTTAAGTCAGGTAGATATTTAATTTTTTGCTATGATTATCCTGTTAACTTGAATGTTTTCTTGTATGAGTTAACAAGAAGAACTACTGACAAAATACCGAAAGGTTTTGAATTTGACAAAATATTTATAAAAGAAGATTCAAATGCGACTATTGTGTATTTTTTCAATTCCCAAAAACAGGTTGCGATTTTGCAGAAATTTGACCAGTTTGGTTTTTTGCCACTGGAAAGAGTAATTGAGAAAAACTTATCCATTATATATTCATGGGCAGACGGGCTTGGGTTTACAGAGATAGCCAAAAATGATGTATTGATACCAATTGAATTTTCTGATGTTCAGTTTTCTGAGATAAAAATAAAAGATAGCAGTTTTAAGAAAGAATGGATTGTTCGCAGACTATTTCCGGATACTATTCTTACCAGAAAGAATATTCTTAAAGACGGCGATATTGCAATAACAGACGAAAGAAAGATGTTGGTTTTTAAAAATGACCGAGGTTTTGAATTTGAATACACAGAGAAAGCATTTGGTGACAGAGTAGATTCTGTCTGCGATACTTTAATGTTTTATCTTAAGACATTTTATACCGATGAAGACTTGAGAGTTTTTAGTCTTAAGACAGAAAAAGAAGGCAATTTTACCATAAAGCTTGGTTTGAGAACAAGCGGAATAGACATTGCTTCATCTGATGAAGAGTACTGTGTAGAAATTGAAGTAAAAAGCGGAAGGATTTATAGAATCTCGGGATACATTTTTGATATCATTAAAGTCAGGACTTCACAGATAAAGGTTGAAGGGATTGCGGCAATTGACACATTAAAAGAACGGAAAGGTGATATTTTCATAGAGGATATAGACATTGAATATGTTTTAGGTGGTGCAAGTTCATATCCTTACTGGAAAATAAAAACTCAAAACGGAGTTGCCTTTGTTGAAACAATAAAGTAA